A single window of Methylocella tundrae DNA harbors:
- a CDS encoding sigma-70 family RNA polymerase sigma factor, translating into MTADILAVIPNLRAFAVSLCGNLDRADDLVQETLVKAWSKLGSFVEGTNLRAWLFTILRNIYYSEYRKRRREVADSDGAIAGKLATAPAQNSHMDMLDFREALQQLPTDQREALILIGGSGLSYEEAAGVCGCAVGTMKSRVNRARSRLADLLSISSSSEFGDDGDWQAVDPILVGQRYSRGGGD; encoded by the coding sequence ATGACGGCCGACATTCTCGCCGTCATTCCCAATTTGCGCGCCTTCGCAGTGTCCTTATGCGGCAATCTCGATCGCGCGGACGACCTTGTGCAGGAAACGCTCGTCAAGGCCTGGAGCAAGCTCGGCTCTTTCGTCGAGGGCACCAACCTGCGGGCCTGGCTCTTCACCATCCTGCGCAACATCTATTATTCCGAATATCGCAAGCGGCGCAGGGAAGTCGCTGATTCGGACGGCGCGATTGCCGGAAAGCTCGCGACAGCGCCGGCGCAGAACAGCCACATGGACATGCTGGACTTCCGTGAGGCCTTGCAACAGCTTCCGACGGACCAGCGCGAAGCCTTGATACTTATCGGCGGCTCCGGCCTCTCCTATGAAGAAGCCGCGGGCGTGTGCGGCTGCGCCGTTGGCACGATGAAGAGCCGCGTCAACAGAGCCCGCAGCCGGCTCGCTGATCTTCTGTCGATCAGCTCCAGTAGCGAGTTCGGAGATGACGGTGATTGGCAGGCGGTCGATCCCATTCTCGTCGGCCAGCGTTATTCGCGCGGCGGCGGCGATTGA
- a CDS encoding NepR family anti-sigma factor — MMSNGENRSKGDPVTKITKSRAGIMKGAAIRENDDSESEDDMFRFNHCAEGNVVSAPRSRKPSAKPDIADQIGLGLRSVYNDVLSQPVPDRFFDLLKQLERAPGAQLKKDAP; from the coding sequence ATGATGAGCAACGGTGAAAACCGCAGCAAAGGTGACCCGGTGACGAAAATAACGAAGTCGCGCGCAGGAATCATGAAGGGGGCGGCAATTCGTGAGAATGACGACTCCGAATCGGAAGATGATATGTTCAGATTCAACCATTGTGCAGAAGGAAATGTCGTTTCCGCGCCACGGTCGAGAAAGCCTTCCGCCAAACCGGACATCGCTGATCAGATCGGGCTCGGATTGCGCAGCGTTTATAATGACGTCCTGTCGCAGCCGGTCCCTGACCGGTTTTTCGATCTTTTAAAGCAGCTCGAGCGCGCTCCCGGCGCACAGTTGAAGAAGGATGCTCCGTGA
- a CDS encoding response regulator: MSISQAISSHIPYLRRFSRALTGSQAGGDAYVLATLEAIVADPSAFEKELDVRTALYRLFLKVWSSVSVNDHVDDIGFSGDEVGAHRNLEAITLRPRIAFLLSSLEGFNTAEVAATLVCSIDEAAALIDAAGKEIANQIRTDVVIIEDEPFIALDLQTLVEEQGHRVIAVARTHREAVEAVNKERPGLILADIQLADGSSGLEAVNEILGSFSVPVIFITAYPERFLTGAPPEPAFLITKPFGVDSLKAVISQALFFDRKSHRKDEPESKSALV; the protein is encoded by the coding sequence ATGTCGATATCTCAGGCTATCTCCTCGCATATCCCTTATCTGCGCAGATTTTCTCGCGCTCTGACGGGATCACAAGCTGGCGGAGATGCTTATGTGCTTGCGACTCTCGAGGCAATTGTTGCGGATCCCTCGGCATTTGAGAAAGAGCTCGACGTCCGCACTGCGCTGTACAGGCTTTTCCTGAAGGTGTGGAGCTCCGTCTCCGTTAATGACCACGTCGACGACATCGGCTTCTCCGGAGACGAGGTCGGCGCTCATCGCAATCTGGAGGCCATTACATTACGCCCGCGCATTGCATTCCTCCTGAGTTCGCTCGAAGGATTTAACACCGCCGAAGTCGCGGCGACCCTCGTCTGTTCGATCGACGAAGCCGCTGCTTTGATCGACGCCGCCGGCAAGGAGATCGCCAATCAGATTCGCACCGACGTCGTGATCATCGAGGATGAGCCTTTCATCGCGCTCGACTTGCAGACTTTGGTCGAGGAGCAGGGCCACAGGGTCATCGCCGTGGCGCGGACTCACCGCGAAGCGGTCGAGGCCGTCAATAAGGAACGTCCCGGACTGATCCTCGCGGACATTCAACTCGCCGACGGCAGTTCTGGCCTTGAGGCGGTCAATGAAATCCTCGGGTCCTTCTCAGTGCCGGTGATTTTCATTACTGCTTATCCCGAGAGATTCCTGACCGGCGCGCCGCCGGAGCCGGCCTTCCTCATCACCAAGCCGTTCGGCGTCGACAGCCTCAAAGCCGTTATCAGCCAGGCGCTGTTTTTCGATCGCAAATCGCATCGCAAGGACGAACCAGAATCAAAAAGCGCGCTCGTTTAA